A window of Candidatus Palauibacter scopulicola genomic DNA:
TCGAGGAACTCGAGACGCGCATGGATGCGGCGGCGCTTGCGAACCCGAACCCGGGGACGCGGACCTTCCAACGCCTCAACCGCGCGGAGTACCAGCGCGCGGTCCAGGATCTGCTCGACCTGGACGTCGACATGGAGGCCTTCCTCCCGGCCGAGACGATCAGCGACAACTTCGACAACATCGCCGACGTCCAGATGATGTCCGCGACGCTGATGGAGGGCTACCTGCGGGCGGCGAGCGAGATCAGCCGCATGGCGGTCGGCGACCCCGAAGCAGGCCCACGCCAGGTCACCTACAAGGTGCCGAAGACGGCGTCGCAGGCGGTGCGGGCCGAGGGCGCGCCCTTCGGGACGCGGGGCGGGATCTCCGTCATCCACGTCTTCCCGGCGGATGGGGAGTACGTGTTCAAGATGGACATGCACCCCGGTCCGACAGGGTTCCTGTACGGGATGACGGCTCCGGATGAGAAGATCGAAGTTTCGATCGACGGCGCGCGCGTGGCGCTGCTCGAGATCGACCCGTTCATGTCGGAGTCCGACCCGCAGGGGATGGTGATCGAGACCGAGCCGATCCACGTGCGGGCGGGTCCGCAGCGGGTCACGGCGGCCTTCCTCCTCAACGCCGAGGGTCCCGACAACGACCTCATCAAGCCCATCGACTACAAGCTGGCCGACTCGAACATCGGCAGCGCCTACGGCGTGACGACGCTCCCGCACCTGCGCGACTTCCTCGTCACGGGGCCGTTCACGGTCACCGGCATCTCGGAGACCGCGAGCCGCCAGCGGCTCTTCTCCTGCCGGCCCACGGCGCCCGACGAGGAGCGGCCCTGCGCGCGGCAGATCATCAGGTCGCTCGCGGCCAAGGCCTACCGCCGGCCGCTGGAGGCCGAAGACGTCGAGGACCTGCTGGTGTTCTTCGATCTCGGCGTCGAGGAGGGCGGGTTCGAGGTCGGCATTCGCACGGCGCTCCAGGCGGTCCTCGCGAGCCCGCACTTCGTCTTCCGGCTCGAGGAGATGCCGGCGGACGTGGCGCCCGGGGACATCTACCGTCTGAGCGACGTCGACCTCGCCACCCGGCTCTCCTACTTCCTGTGGGGCACGCACCCGGACGACGACCTCGTGGCGCTCGCCGACGCGGGCCGCCTCTCGGACCCGGCGGTGCTGGAGGCCCAGGCGCGACGCATGCTCGACGACCCGCGGTCGGAGGCCATGGCGACGCGCTTTGCCTACCAGTGGTTCCGCCTGCAGGACCTGGAGAAGATCCACCCGGACGCGCTGCTCTACCCGTACTGGGACCACCGGCTCGTCGAGGCGATGCTGGAGGAGACGCAACTCTTCTTCGAGCATCTCCTGCGTTCGGACGCGTCTTTCTTCGAACTGCTCACCGCGGACTACACGTTCGTGAACGAGCGTCTCGCCCGGCACTACGGCATTCCGGACGTGACGGGGGAGGAGTTCCGCCGGGTCGAGATCCCGGACGAGGCGCGCCGCGGACTGCTGGGCCACGGGAGCATCCTCACGCTGACCTCGCACGCGGACCGCACCTCGCCGGTCCTGCGCGGGAAGTGGGTGATGGAGGTCCTGCTCGGGACGCCGCCCCCGCCGCCCCCGCCGGACGTGCCCGACCTCGAGGCGACGGACGAGGCGGAGGATGGGCGCTTCCTGACCGTGCGCGAGCGGCTTGAGATGCACCGCTCGAATCCCGCCTGCCGGTCGTGCCACCGCGTGATCGACCCGATCGGCCTCGCGCTGGAGAACTTCGACGTCACGGGCGCGTGGCGGATCAAGGACCAGGGCCGGACGGTGGACACGTCGGGCGAACTCTACGACGGCACCCCGATCCTGAGCGCGATCGATCTCAGGGCGGCGCTGCTCGAGCGCGAGGATTCGCTCGTCCGGACGTTCATCGAGAATCTCATGGCCTACGCCCTGGGCCGGCGGATCGAGTACTACGACATGCCCACGGTGCGCGAGATTGCACGCGTGGCGGAGGCCGATGACTATCGGATAACGACGTTCATCATGGAGGTCGTGAAGAGCGCGCCCTTCCAGACGAGCGCCGTGGAGATGGTCGCCGACGAAGATATCGACGCAGGCGGGCACTGAAGGAGCCGCCCGGCGA
This region includes:
- a CDS encoding DUF1592 domain-containing protein, with protein sequence MKKFAIAALGTAALYLVVTGEDAPLGGAPHALAVAPAPDTLANSVIQTVCTRCHNDSRRAGNRSFLEFDATEPQAEPEAAEQMIRRLRAGMMPPPGVRRPDEATLTAVVEELETRMDAAALANPNPGTRTFQRLNRAEYQRAVQDLLDLDVDMEAFLPAETISDNFDNIADVQMMSATLMEGYLRAASEISRMAVGDPEAGPRQVTYKVPKTASQAVRAEGAPFGTRGGISVIHVFPADGEYVFKMDMHPGPTGFLYGMTAPDEKIEVSIDGARVALLEIDPFMSESDPQGMVIETEPIHVRAGPQRVTAAFLLNAEGPDNDLIKPIDYKLADSNIGSAYGVTTLPHLRDFLVTGPFTVTGISETASRQRLFSCRPTAPDEERPCARQIIRSLAAKAYRRPLEAEDVEDLLVFFDLGVEEGGFEVGIRTALQAVLASPHFVFRLEEMPADVAPGDIYRLSDVDLATRLSYFLWGTHPDDDLVALADAGRLSDPAVLEAQARRMLDDPRSEAMATRFAYQWFRLQDLEKIHPDALLYPYWDHRLVEAMLEETQLFFEHLLRSDASFFELLTADYTFVNERLARHYGIPDVTGEEFRRVEIPDEARRGLLGHGSILTLTSHADRTSPVLRGKWVMEVLLGTPPPPPPPDVPDLEATDEAEDGRFLTVRERLEMHRSNPACRSCHRVIDPIGLALENFDVTGAWRIKDQGRTVDTSGELYDGTPILSAIDLRAALLEREDSLVRTFIENLMAYALGRRIEYYDMPTVREIARVAEADDYRITTFIMEVVKSAPFQTSAVEMVADEDIDAGGH